In one Streptomyces sp. NBC_01241 genomic region, the following are encoded:
- a CDS encoding sterol desaturase family protein — protein MPPNLPDVVLWSIPAFVLLTVLEMALHHLHPDEEAAGYETKDAVTSITMGLGSLVFDLLWKVPIVAIYTAVYELTPLRVPVLWWTVLLMLLAQDFFYYWSHRGHHVIRILWACHVVHHSSRKFNLSTALRQPWTSLTVWPFYVPLIACGVHPAALAFCSSANLVYQFWVHTERIDRLPAPFEYVLNTPSHHRVHHASQGGYLDRNFGGILILWDRLFGSFTAETERPVFGLTKNIDTFNPLRVATHEYAAIARDVRAAGSWSERAGRIFRGPGWQPTGVVARTAVPAQERTG, from the coding sequence ATGCCGCCGAACCTGCCCGATGTCGTGCTCTGGTCCATACCGGCCTTCGTCCTGCTCACTGTCCTCGAAATGGCCCTCCACCACCTCCACCCCGATGAGGAAGCCGCCGGGTACGAGACGAAGGACGCCGTCACCAGCATCACCATGGGGCTCGGCAGCCTGGTCTTCGACCTGCTGTGGAAAGTGCCCATCGTCGCGATCTACACCGCCGTCTACGAGCTGACGCCGCTCCGGGTTCCCGTGCTGTGGTGGACGGTCCTGCTGATGCTGCTCGCGCAGGACTTCTTCTACTACTGGTCCCACCGCGGCCACCACGTCATCCGGATCCTCTGGGCGTGCCACGTGGTCCACCACTCCAGCCGGAAGTTCAACCTGTCCACCGCGCTGCGCCAGCCCTGGACGTCGCTGACCGTCTGGCCCTTCTACGTACCGCTCATCGCCTGTGGTGTCCATCCGGCCGCGCTCGCGTTCTGCTCGTCGGCGAACCTCGTCTACCAGTTCTGGGTGCACACGGAGCGCATCGACAGGCTTCCCGCACCCTTCGAGTACGTATTGAACACGCCCTCCCACCATCGGGTGCACCACGCGTCGCAGGGCGGCTACCTGGACCGGAACTTCGGCGGCATCCTGATCCTCTGGGACCGCCTCTTCGGGTCCTTCACCGCCGAGACGGAGCGGCCCGTGTTCGGCCTCACCAAGAACATCGACACGTTCAACCCGCTCCGCGTCGCCACCCACGAGTACGCCGCGATCGCCCGCGACGTGCGTGCGGCGGGCAGTTGGAGCGAGCGAGCCGGACGGATCTTCCGCGGGCCCGGCTGGCAGCCCACCGGAGTGGTCGCCCGTACGGCCGTCCCCGCCCAGGAGCGCACCGGATGA
- a CDS encoding TerD family protein, with product MITLTKEDGPADLDGVTHLSIGVSWDPTAGSSGGVMGLVRRKTGTDLDLIAIATQDGDPVRLAGLDSLDPMGNGSLIHSGDNQTGRGEGDDETVTVEFARIPGNITSIVFVAAAFKKGSSFQKARNISFKVYDATGGSSQQVADIWPSLLTQDNGCAVAKAVRVGGAWKLEVINVTGKIKQGDEHALMRFAVSK from the coding sequence ATGATCACGCTCACCAAGGAAGACGGCCCGGCGGACCTGGACGGGGTGACCCATCTGTCCATCGGCGTGTCCTGGGACCCCACGGCCGGCAGCAGCGGCGGCGTCATGGGTCTGGTCCGCCGCAAGACCGGAACGGACCTCGACCTGATCGCCATCGCCACGCAGGACGGGGACCCGGTGCGCCTGGCCGGCCTCGACTCGCTGGATCCCATGGGCAACGGCTCCCTCATACACAGCGGCGACAACCAGACCGGGCGCGGGGAGGGCGACGACGAGACCGTCACGGTCGAGTTCGCGCGCATCCCGGGCAACATCACGTCGATCGTGTTCGTCGCCGCCGCCTTCAAGAAGGGCAGTTCCTTCCAGAAGGCCCGCAACATCAGTTTCAAGGTCTACGACGCGACCGGGGGAAGCTCGCAGCAGGTCGCCGACATATGGCCCAGCCTGCTCACCCAGGACAACGGCTGCGCGGTGGCCAAGGCCGTGCGGGTCGGCGGCGCGTGGAAGCTCGAAGTGATCAATGTGACGGGGAAGATCAAGCAGGGTGACGAGCATGCCCTGATGCGCTTCGCCGTCAGCAAGTAG
- a CDS encoding IS701 family transposase has translation MTPEEMETVRPRLEAFAAEMLGSLARRDQRAKGELYLRGLMLDGKRKSMQPMAERLGVDHQQLQQFVSSSTWNWGKVRERLARWAAAHISPEAYAIDDVGFPKDGYDSPGVARMYCGALGKRGNCQVGVSVNLVSDRASSAVDWRLFLPESWDDAKNADDALLAEAIRRRRTKAGIPDSERHREKWRLALDMLDEVRGDWELPDLPVVADAGYGDATGFREGLSERGLAYAVAVKGSTTAYPGDAVPRRPPYSGQGRPPGPAYPDPHTTLRQLALDEGRSTLRTVTWRQGSKTTRNNPRAEMRSRFLALRVRPANRTIRRAVDGSLPECWLLAEWPPGAAEPTDYWLSTLPADTPLRELVRICKIRWRIEHDYRELKDGLGLDHFEGRNFPGWHRHTTLASLAQAFCTLLRLDPKAPAPA, from the coding sequence GTGACACCTGAGGAGATGGAGACGGTCCGCCCGCGCTTGGAGGCGTTCGCGGCGGAGATGCTCGGTTCACTGGCGCGGCGGGACCAGCGGGCCAAGGGTGAGTTGTACCTGCGCGGGCTGATGCTGGACGGTAAGCGCAAGTCGATGCAGCCGATGGCCGAGCGTCTGGGTGTGGACCATCAGCAGCTCCAGCAGTTCGTCTCCTCTTCCACCTGGAACTGGGGCAAGGTCCGTGAGCGGCTGGCCCGTTGGGCTGCGGCTCACATCTCGCCCGAGGCGTACGCGATCGATGACGTGGGCTTCCCCAAGGACGGCTACGACTCGCCGGGGGTGGCGCGGATGTACTGCGGCGCGCTGGGCAAGCGCGGAAACTGCCAGGTCGGGGTCAGTGTCAACCTGGTGTCCGACCGTGCCTCCTCGGCGGTCGACTGGCGTCTGTTCCTGCCCGAGAGCTGGGACGACGCCAAGAACGCGGACGATGCGCTGCTGGCCGAGGCGATCCGCCGCCGCCGGACGAAGGCCGGCATCCCCGACAGCGAGCGGCACCGGGAGAAGTGGCGCCTGGCCCTGGACATGCTGGACGAGGTTCGCGGGGACTGGGAGCTGCCCGACCTGCCGGTGGTCGCCGACGCCGGCTACGGGGACGCGACAGGCTTTCGCGAGGGCCTGAGCGAACGTGGGCTGGCCTACGCGGTCGCGGTCAAGGGCAGCACCACCGCCTACCCGGGTGACGCCGTCCCCCGGCGCCCGCCCTACAGCGGCCAGGGCCGCCCGCCCGGCCCGGCGTACCCCGACCCCCACACCACCTTGCGCCAACTCGCCCTGGACGAAGGACGATCCACGCTACGGACGGTGACCTGGCGCCAGGGCAGCAAGACCACCAGGAACAACCCCCGCGCCGAGATGCGCTCACGATTCCTCGCACTGCGCGTCCGCCCGGCCAACCGCACGATCCGCCGCGCCGTGGACGGTTCCCTGCCCGAGTGCTGGCTGCTGGCCGAGTGGCCGCCCGGCGCCGCCGAGCCCACCGACTACTGGCTGTCCACCCTGCCCGCCGACACCCCACTGCGCGAGCTGGTCCGCATCTGCAAGATCCGCTGGCGCATCGAGCACGACTACCGCGAACTCAAGGACGGCCTGGGCCTGGACCACTTCGAGGGCCGCAACTTCCCCGGCTGGCACCGCCACACCACCCTCGCCTCCCTCGCCCAAGCCTTCTGCACCCTGCTCAGACTCGACCCAAAAGCCCCTGCGCCGGCCTGA
- a CDS encoding VIT1/CCC1 transporter family protein has product MTDTQAHDEPHGNGLGTRLNWLRAAVLGANDGVVSTAGLVVGVAGATADRGILLTAGLAGLLAGSMSMAVGEYVSVSTQRDSERAALATEKRELKEAPEAELIELTALLEGRGLSHEVAREAAVQLTERDALRAHAVVELGINPDELTNPWHAAGASFLAFTVGALLPLLAIVLPPASLRLLVTVLSVLAALALTGWWSARLGEAMAGPAVLRNMGGGALAMAVTYAAGELLGAAGV; this is encoded by the coding sequence GTGACGGATACCCAGGCGCATGACGAACCGCACGGCAACGGACTCGGCACGCGGCTGAACTGGCTGCGCGCCGCGGTCCTCGGCGCCAACGACGGTGTGGTCTCCACCGCCGGCCTGGTCGTCGGTGTGGCCGGAGCCACCGCCGACCGCGGCATTCTGCTCACCGCGGGCCTGGCCGGACTGCTGGCCGGATCCATGTCGATGGCGGTGGGCGAGTACGTATCGGTCTCCACCCAGCGCGATTCGGAGAGGGCCGCACTGGCGACGGAGAAACGGGAACTGAAGGAGGCCCCCGAGGCGGAACTCATCGAGCTGACCGCCCTGTTGGAGGGCAGGGGCCTGAGCCACGAGGTCGCCCGCGAGGCCGCCGTCCAGCTCACCGAACGCGATGCGCTGCGCGCCCACGCGGTGGTCGAGCTGGGCATCAACCCGGACGAGCTGACGAACCCCTGGCACGCGGCGGGAGCGAGCTTCCTGGCGTTCACGGTCGGCGCGCTGCTGCCGCTGCTGGCGATCGTGCTGCCCCCGGCGTCGCTGCGGCTGCTCGTGACCGTGCTGTCGGTACTGGCGGCGCTGGCGTTGACGGGCTGGTGGAGCGCCCGCCTGGGCGAGGCGATGGCGGGACCCGCGGTGCTGCGGAACATGGGCGGGGGAGCGCTGGCGATGGCGGTCACGTATGCGGCGGGAGAGTTGCTGGGGGCGGCGGGGGTCTAG
- the tnpB gene encoding IS607 family element RNA-guided endonuclease TnpB gives MKKFKPRPGFTVLAYKLALDPNATAGHHLHSHAGAARAAYNWAVTYITAAWWQRKAEQSYNIPEDELTPWRSWSLPSLRKSFNEDKRTNPRFAHWWEENSKEAYNTGLAGASAAFDNYAKSKSGKRKGPRMGIPRFKSKRKASLTCRFTTGTIRIEPDGRHITLPRIGTIRLHEHRADLRALADTGNMRILSATVRLDQGRWFVSLQVEEKHQPAKVARPDASVGIDLGIKNLAVLADSDGVLATEPNPRHLDRAQKQLRRASRVVSRRQGPDRRTGRQASKRWEKANRARNKVHHRVANLREDTLHKMTTRLARAYGTIVIEDLNVAGMGRNRRLSRRVADAAFGEIRRQLTYKTRRHGTRLVVADRWFPSSKTCSRCGAVKAKLPLSMRVFECDNCGLVIDRDANAGHNLVAHAARTTGTGVAGDLDPAKVESKPRGADRKTRSTRPRRKAGTGRAGGTIPSPRAGKETGDRQQVTRAQLTLW, from the coding sequence ATGAAGAAGTTCAAGCCCCGGCCCGGTTTCACCGTCCTCGCGTACAAGCTCGCGCTGGACCCGAACGCCACGGCCGGCCACCACCTGCACTCGCACGCAGGTGCCGCGAGGGCAGCGTACAACTGGGCGGTCACGTACATCACCGCCGCGTGGTGGCAGCGCAAGGCCGAGCAGTCCTACAACATCCCCGAGGACGAGCTGACACCATGGCGGTCGTGGTCGCTGCCCTCGCTACGCAAGTCGTTCAACGAGGACAAACGCACCAACCCACGTTTCGCCCACTGGTGGGAGGAGAACTCCAAAGAGGCATACAACACCGGCCTGGCAGGCGCGTCGGCGGCGTTCGACAACTACGCGAAGTCGAAGAGCGGTAAGCGCAAAGGCCCGAGGATGGGCATCCCCCGCTTCAAGTCGAAGCGGAAAGCATCCCTGACCTGCCGGTTCACCACCGGAACGATCCGTATCGAACCTGACGGCAGGCACATCACCCTGCCCAGGATCGGCACCATCCGCCTCCACGAACACCGGGCCGACCTGCGCGCCCTCGCCGACACGGGAAACATGCGGATCCTGTCCGCGACGGTGCGCCTGGACCAGGGCCGCTGGTTCGTGTCGTTGCAAGTCGAGGAGAAGCATCAGCCGGCGAAGGTCGCCCGTCCGGATGCGTCGGTCGGTATCGACCTCGGCATCAAGAACCTCGCCGTCCTCGCGGACAGCGACGGTGTCCTCGCTACGGAACCCAACCCACGCCACCTCGACCGCGCGCAGAAGCAGCTGCGCCGCGCCAGTCGTGTCGTCTCGCGCCGCCAGGGCCCCGACCGGCGCACCGGTCGGCAGGCATCGAAGCGCTGGGAGAAGGCGAACCGGGCGCGGAACAAGGTGCACCACCGGGTCGCGAACCTCCGCGAGGACACCCTCCACAAGATGACGACCCGTCTTGCCCGCGCGTACGGCACGATCGTCATCGAAGACCTCAACGTGGCAGGAATGGGCCGCAACCGGCGCCTGTCCCGCCGGGTCGCGGATGCCGCGTTCGGCGAGATCCGACGCCAGCTCACCTACAAGACCCGTCGCCACGGCACGCGACTCGTCGTTGCCGACCGATGGTTCCCCTCCTCGAAGACCTGCTCGCGCTGCGGTGCGGTGAAAGCCAAGCTGCCCCTCAGCATGCGCGTCTTCGAGTGCGACAACTGCGGACTCGTCATCGACCGGGACGCAAACGCCGGACACAACCTGGTCGCCCACGCGGCCCGCACAACAGGTACCGGAGTGGCCGGAGACCTGGACCCCGCCAAGGTGGAGTCGAAGCCCCGTGGAGCCGACCGCAAGACCCGCAGCACCCGCCCGCGCCGCAAGGCCGGGACGGGGCGGGCAGGTGGCACAATCCCCAGCCCCCGGGCCGGGAAGGAAACGGGAGACCGTCAACAAGTCACCAGAGCACAACTCACGCTCTGGTGA
- a CDS encoding IS607 family transposase: MKLSEWAARNGVHYQTAWIWAKEGRMPVPVVQTPSGTWLVTESVPQAAGRVVAHCRVSSGDQKADLERQVARTVQGATSRGLTVADVVTEVGSGLNGRRRKLHRLLAGPGVGTVVVEHRDRLARFGVEHLEAALSASGRRLLVLDPAERADDLVRDITEALTSMCTRLYGRHSAKNRAAQAVAVATGPEVAG; encoded by the coding sequence GTGAAGCTTTCCGAGTGGGCGGCGCGCAACGGCGTGCATTACCAGACCGCGTGGATCTGGGCGAAGGAGGGCCGTATGCCGGTCCCGGTTGTCCAGACGCCGTCGGGTACATGGCTCGTGACCGAGTCCGTCCCGCAGGCTGCGGGACGGGTTGTGGCGCACTGCCGCGTCTCGTCCGGTGACCAGAAAGCGGACCTGGAGCGCCAGGTCGCCCGGACCGTTCAAGGCGCAACGTCCCGGGGTCTCACGGTCGCTGACGTGGTGACGGAGGTCGGCTCCGGCTTGAACGGGCGCCGTCGCAAGCTGCACCGGCTGCTCGCCGGCCCGGGTGTGGGGACGGTCGTGGTCGAGCACCGTGACCGCCTCGCCCGGTTCGGCGTCGAGCACCTGGAGGCCGCCCTCTCGGCCTCGGGGCGGCGCCTGCTTGTCCTTGACCCCGCGGAGAGGGCCGACGATCTCGTACGGGACATCACCGAGGCCCTGACCTCGATGTGCACACGCCTGTACGGCCGGCACTCCGCGAAGAACCGCGCCGCCCAGGCAGTCGCCGTTGCCACCGGCCCCGAGGTGGCCGGATGA
- a CDS encoding TetR/AcrR family transcriptional regulator, whose translation MARPSLTREEVLDTATALVKRHGPQALTMRGLAAELGTAVTSIYWHVGNRESLLDALVERTVREMGTLRPAGRTPAARIVSVAVGLRRELRARPHLIAMVHERGLTERMFLPAQRALVHEVHAAGLRGARAAAAVRAVQFQTVGFLLVERNRERSPVQSPGEGDLWAASTADDDPALARALARPADPERLFADSVRALVEGLLAGPVRRAPGRETAE comes from the coding sequence GTGGCCCGACCGTCGCTGACCCGCGAAGAGGTACTGGACACCGCCACCGCCCTGGTGAAGCGGCACGGCCCGCAGGCCCTCACCATGCGCGGGCTGGCCGCCGAACTGGGCACCGCGGTCACGTCGATCTACTGGCACGTCGGCAATCGCGAATCACTGCTGGACGCCCTCGTCGAGCGCACCGTGCGGGAGATGGGCACCCTCCGCCCGGCCGGCCGGACCCCGGCGGCCCGGATCGTCTCCGTCGCCGTCGGCCTGCGCCGCGAACTGCGGGCCCGGCCGCATCTGATCGCGATGGTCCACGAACGGGGGCTCACCGAGCGGATGTTCCTCCCCGCACAGCGGGCCCTCGTCCACGAGGTGCACGCCGCGGGGCTGCGCGGGGCCCGGGCCGCGGCAGCCGTGCGGGCGGTGCAGTTCCAGACCGTCGGCTTCCTGCTCGTCGAACGCAATCGGGAGCGGTCCCCCGTCCAGTCCCCCGGCGAGGGCGATCTGTGGGCCGCGTCCACCGCGGACGACGACCCGGCGCTGGCCCGCGCGCTGGCCCGGCCCGCCGATCCGGAGCGGCTGTTCGCGGACTCCGTGCGGGCCCTGGTGGAGGGTCTGCTGGCCGGCCCCGTACGGCGGGCACCCGGGCGGGAGACGGCCGAATAG
- a CDS encoding DEDDh family exonuclease produces MTMLDDRQTAAPWPTAYPQGYAVVDVETTGLARDDRIVSAAVYRLDAQGNVEDHWYTLVNPQRDPGPVWIHGLTSEVLDGAPLFPEVAAQLSERLADRVLVAHNAAFDWSMLAREYARASVTAPVEQRLCTIALSKELRLPLPNHKLESLAAHFGVVQQRAHHALDDARVLAEAFRPSLHAAARGGVRLPLLECRPLTEWSDSPVAPRIGYQPSYGQGSWRPSRKRPACPYPNPGRYEKDKPLMQGMRVAFSGDTSVDRELLEDRAVEAGLHVATSVSRLTSLLVTNDPDAATSKTVKAKSFGTPILDESAFTHLLRDVAPAAAQPAARSSE; encoded by the coding sequence GTGACCATGCTCGACGACCGTCAGACCGCAGCACCGTGGCCGACCGCCTACCCGCAGGGGTACGCGGTCGTCGACGTGGAGACCACCGGACTCGCACGGGACGACCGGATAGTGTCCGCGGCCGTCTACCGCCTGGACGCGCAGGGCAACGTCGAGGACCACTGGTACACCCTCGTCAATCCGCAGCGTGATCCCGGCCCGGTCTGGATCCACGGGCTGACCAGCGAGGTCCTGGACGGCGCTCCGCTCTTCCCGGAGGTCGCCGCCCAACTGTCCGAGCGGCTCGCGGACCGCGTGCTCGTCGCGCACAACGCGGCCTTCGACTGGTCGATGCTGGCCCGGGAGTACGCACGGGCCTCGGTCACCGCCCCCGTCGAACAGCGGCTGTGCACCATCGCGCTCTCCAAGGAGCTGCGGCTGCCCCTGCCCAACCACAAGCTGGAGTCGCTGGCCGCGCACTTCGGAGTCGTGCAGCAGCGCGCCCACCACGCGCTGGACGACGCCCGGGTGCTGGCCGAGGCGTTCCGGCCGAGTCTGCACGCGGCGGCGCGGGGCGGGGTGCGGCTGCCGTTGCTGGAGTGCCGGCCGCTGACCGAGTGGTCGGACTCCCCGGTCGCCCCGCGGATCGGCTACCAGCCCTCGTACGGTCAGGGCAGCTGGCGTCCCTCGCGAAAGCGTCCGGCGTGCCCGTATCCGAACCCCGGGCGGTACGAGAAGGACAAACCCCTCATGCAGGGCATGCGGGTGGCGTTCTCCGGGGACACCTCCGTCGACCGCGAGCTGCTGGAGGACCGGGCCGTGGAGGCCGGGCTGCACGTGGCGACCAGCGTGTCCCGGCTGACCAGTCTGCTCGTCACCAATGATCCGGACGCGGCGACGTCGAAGACGGTGAAGGCGAAGTCGTTCGGGACACCGATCCTGGACGAGAGCGCGTTCACCCATCTGTTGCGCGATGTGGCGCCGGCGGCGGCGCAGCCGGCCGCGCGGTCATCGGAGTGA